DNA from Desulfitobacterium chlororespirans DSM 11544:
GTTGACCAAAGCCGCCCCCAGAGCCGCGCCTAAAAAGGAAAAAAAGATAACCTGCATATACCCCATACCGGGAAAAAAAGCAAAGCAAAGAGACAGGGCAAAGCCGGCCCCGGCATTGAGCCCCAGCAGCCCGGAGTCCGCCAAAGGATTGCGGGTTATCCCCTGCATAATGGCTCCGGCCACAGCAAAGGCCGCCCCTACCATGGCACTGGCGATGACCCGGGGCAGACGGAGATCCACGATAATTAAATGCTGAGTATTCATAGAGTCAAAGCGGAACAATACATCCCCGATCACGGAGAGGGGGATTTCCGCCGCTCCCTTGGTGATGGAAAAGGCCATCAGCAGTATAAGCAGTCCCGTTCCCCCCAGAATAATGAGGCTCCCCGCCCAGGTACGGCCTTTTTTCTTGTCCTGCCCTGCCTTAAGCAGTTGCGCTGACTCTTTGGTATGTTTCATTGACTGACAGCCCCCTTGTTGCTATGCACCGACCTGCGCCCTATGCAAATTGCTGTAGATGCCATTTTTCCGTAAAAGCTCCTCATGACCCCCTTCTTCGGCAATACCCTCCTCCGTCAGGACCACGATCCGGTCGGCATGGCGAATGGTCGCCAGCCGGTGGGCAATGATCAGAGTGGTACGCCCCTGGGCCAGCTCCGCCAGAGCTTGCAGAATCGAAGACTCGGTCAGGGTATCCAGGGAGGACGTGGCTTCGTCCAGGATGAGAATGGGCGGATTTTTCAGGAACATGCGGGCAATGGCGATGCGCTGCCTCTGTCCTCCGGAAAGCTTTACCCCCCGTTCTCCGATCAAGGTATCCATGCCCGTGGGCTGTTCCCGGATGAAATCGTCCAGCCGGGCCCGGCGGGCCGCCTCCCATAGTTCTTCTTCTGTGGCACCAAGCTTGCCGAAGCGGATGTTCTCCCCAATGCTGCCGGAGAAAAGGAAAACATCCTGCTGCACCACCCCGATCTGCTGCCTTAAAGAAGCCAGCTTAAGCTTGCGGATATCCATCCCGTCAATGGTGATGCGCCCTTCATCCGCTTCATAGAAGCGCAAAAGCAGGCTGCATAAGGTGGTTTTACCGGCACCCGATGTCCCTACGAAAGCCACCGTTTCACCGGCCCGGACAGACAGATCGATAGTGTTCAGGACCGTGCTGTCCTCACGATAACCAAAGCTCACCTGCTCATAGCGGATATCCCCCCGCAAGGAGGATACTTCCACCGCATCCGGAGCATCCTTGATCTCCGGCTCCGTATCGATAATTTCCACAAAGTTCTTAAAACCTGCCATGCCATTGGGAAAGCGGACGGAGAAAGCCGCCAGCATGCGGATGGGCATGACCATCACATTGGCAATGAGAATGAAGCTGAACAGTTCACCGCCGGTCATCCTGCCGTTCAAAGTAAACCAGCTTCCCCCCAGCAGAGCCAGCACCGGCAACAGACTGATAAACATATAGGTAACCGCTTCGTTTTGGGCGACATTCTTGAACCCGTCAATTTTGGCTTCACAAAAACATTGATTGTCCGACACAAACAGCTTTTTCTGATGGTCTTCGTTAGCAAAAGCCTGCACCACCCGGATGCCGCCGATACCATCCTCCAGCCTTGACAAAAAACCGCCGACAGCGCCGAACATGCGCTTTCTGGTCACCACCAGCCGGCGCATAAAATGCATATTGATCGCCAGCAGGATCATCACAAACAGGCTCAGAGGCAGGGCCAGCTGCCAGTTGGCCTGGAACATCATCACCATGGCGCCGGCCAGGGTAAAGGTGGAGATCAAGAAATGCTCCGGTCCATAATGGGCCATATTGCCGATATCCATGAGGTCGTTGGTAATCCGGGAAGCCAGTTGGCCCTGCTTATGATTATCAAAAAAGCGAAAGGACAGCTTTTGCAGATGAGTGTAAATCTCAATCCGCATATCCGTCTCGATGTAGAGTCCCAGTTTTTCTCCCCAATATCCCACCACAAATTTCAGCACCGTATTCACGATATAGATCAACCCAAGCAGGATACAGGCCCCTAAAATCAGCTTCCACTCTCCCCTGGGCAGGAGGGTATCGACAATATGTTGGACTGTAAAAGGAAAAAACAATTCCAGCAAGGCGGCCGCTACAGCACAGGAGACATCCAGGAGAAACAGTCCCTTGTAGGGGCTGTAGTACCGCAGAAACCGTCTGATCATCATGATTGATTTGCCCCTTTTTTCGTCAATAGTTGAAGGTTTCAGCAAACAGAAACCG
Protein-coding regions in this window:
- a CDS encoding ABC transporter ATP-binding protein, which gives rise to MMIRRFLRYYSPYKGLFLLDVSCAVAAALLELFFPFTVQHIVDTLLPRGEWKLILGACILLGLIYIVNTVLKFVVGYWGEKLGLYIETDMRIEIYTHLQKLSFRFFDNHKQGQLASRITNDLMDIGNMAHYGPEHFLISTFTLAGAMVMMFQANWQLALPLSLFVMILLAINMHFMRRLVVTRKRMFGAVGGFLSRLEDGIGGIRVVQAFANEDHQKKLFVSDNQCFCEAKIDGFKNVAQNEAVTYMFISLLPVLALLGGSWFTLNGRMTGGELFSFILIANVMVMPIRMLAAFSVRFPNGMAGFKNFVEIIDTEPEIKDAPDAVEVSSLRGDIRYEQVSFGYREDSTVLNTIDLSVRAGETVAFVGTSGAGKTTLCSLLLRFYEADEGRITIDGMDIRKLKLASLRQQIGVVQQDVFLFSGSIGENIRFGKLGATEEELWEAARRARLDDFIREQPTGMDTLIGERGVKLSGGQRQRIAIARMFLKNPPILILDEATSSLDTLTESSILQALAELAQGRTTLIIAHRLATIRHADRIVVLTEEGIAEEGGHEELLRKNGIYSNLHRAQVGA